In the Nothobranchius furzeri strain GRZ-AD chromosome 15, NfurGRZ-RIMD1, whole genome shotgun sequence genome, one interval contains:
- the LOC107391250 gene encoding protein ILRUN, translating to MEGMDLDLDQELMQKFSCMGTTDKDILISEFQRLLGFQLNPAGCAFFLDMTNWNLQAAIGAYYDFESPNVSAPCMSLVKDVTIGEGESVPPDTTFTKTWRVQNTGAESWPPGVSLKYVGGDQFGHVNMVMVRPLDPQEMTDVSVQMHSPVSPGMYHGQWRMCTATGLFYGDIIWVILSVEVGGLLGVTQQLSSFQAEFNTQPHRSLEGDYNPFGSPVKSKCPNSNNNHFHSSSIVTEEHLQGNPCQLQQDQNGLSHSSVDIVANQLQNSLSVVSCNQIQEPSPFGNS from the exons ATGGAGGGCATGGACCTGGACTTGGACCAGGAGCTAATGCAGAAATTCAGCTGCATGGGCACGACGGACAAAGATATCTTAATATCGGAATTTCAGAGGCTTCTCGGGTTTCAGCTTAACCCCGCTGGATGCGCCTTCTTTCTGGACATGACCAACTG GAATTTACAGGCTGCCATCGGAGCTTACTATGACTTTGAAAGTCCTAACGTCAGTGCACCGTGCATGTCTTTAGTGAAAGATGTGACGATCGGTGAGGGGGAATCGGTTCCTCCAGACACAACGTTCACCAAGACCTGGAGGGTACAGAACACAG GCGCGGAGTCATGGCCTCCAGGGGTTTCTCTGAAGTATGTTGGGGGAGATCAGTTTGGTCATGTAAACATGGTGATGGTACGCCCTCTGGATCCCCAGGAAATGACAGATGTCAGTGTGCAGATGCATAGCCCGGTGTCTCCTGGCATGTACCACGGCCAGTGGAGAATGTGCACAGCCACAGGACTTTTTTATGGAG ATATAATTTGGGTGATCTTGAGCGTAGAGGTCGGAGGTCTCCTTGGGGTCACACAGCAGCTGTCCTCTTTCCAAGCCGAGTTCAACACTCAGCCTCATCGTAGCCTGGAGGGAGACTACAACCCCTTTGGATCACCAGTGAAGAGCAAGTGCCCAAACAGCAACAACAACCACTTCCACAGCAGCAGCATCGTCACAGAGGAACATTTGCAGGGAAACCCATGCCAGCTTCAGCAAGACCAGAATGGACTTTCACACAGCTCTGTTGATATAGTAGCAAATCAACTACAAAACAGTTTATCAGTAGTCTCGTGCAACCAG ATACAGGAGCCTTCACCTTTTGGGAATTCTTAA